One window of the Chloroflexota bacterium genome contains the following:
- a CDS encoding type II toxin-antitoxin system HicA family toxin — MRRMIATGEKQTLTIPRHRELATGTLRAILRQASRYVSSDELRPHFYAD, encoded by the coding sequence TTGCGACGGATGATCGCGACCGGCGAAAAACAAACACTGACGATTCCGCGTCATCGGGAACTTGCTACGGGTACATTGCGGGCGATCCTGCGTCAAGCGAGTCGTTACGTTTCGAGTGATGAGTTGCGTCCACATTTCTACGCGGATTGA
- the ffh gene encoding signal recognition particle protein: protein MFDNLTEKLNAVFKKLSGKGKLSEADVDAALREVRLALLEADVNFKVVKDFLTRVRERAVGVEVMQSLSPAQMVVKIVNEELVKTLGEPAKIDLSGQPPHVVMLIGLQGAGKTTMAAKLALHLRKHQQKPLLVAADTRRPAAIQQLQTLGKQLDIPVHAEPNTVPPPMICANAVKHANDGAYSVVLLDTAGRLHIDDELMHELEEVKNKTKPQEVLLVVDAMTGQEAVRVADEFNKRVGLTGLILTKVDGDARGGAALSVRSVTGVPIKYLGVGEKTDALEQFFPDRLASRILGMGDVLTLIEKAQENLDQDQARQAAEKLLKAEFNFEDFLSQLQQIKKMGPISQLLGMVPGLNQVTKDLPAEVTDTQMKRIEAIINSMTRQERQHPDILNGSRRKRIATGSGTSVQEVNQLMSQFKQMQRMMQQLKSGKTRGMFPGFPGLGI from the coding sequence GTGTTCGATAACCTAACCGAGAAACTCAACGCCGTTTTCAAAAAACTGAGCGGCAAGGGAAAACTATCTGAAGCGGACGTGGACGCCGCGTTGCGCGAAGTGCGTCTCGCGTTGCTCGAAGCGGATGTCAATTTCAAAGTCGTCAAAGACTTTTTGACACGCGTGCGCGAACGCGCGGTCGGCGTCGAGGTGATGCAATCACTTTCGCCCGCGCAGATGGTCGTCAAGATTGTCAACGAAGAACTCGTCAAGACGCTCGGCGAACCGGCAAAGATTGACCTATCGGGTCAGCCGCCGCACGTGGTCATGCTCATCGGTTTGCAAGGCGCTGGCAAGACGACGATGGCGGCGAAGCTCGCGTTGCATTTGCGAAAGCATCAGCAAAAACCGCTCCTCGTCGCAGCAGACACGCGACGCCCCGCCGCGATTCAGCAACTGCAAACGCTCGGCAAACAATTAGATATTCCCGTACATGCGGAACCGAATACGGTTCCACCTCCGATGATCTGCGCGAACGCGGTCAAGCACGCGAACGATGGCGCGTACAGCGTCGTCCTGCTCGACACCGCGGGGCGCTTGCACATTGACGACGAGTTGATGCACGAACTCGAAGAGGTCAAAAACAAGACCAAGCCGCAAGAAGTGTTGCTTGTGGTGGATGCGATGACCGGACAGGAAGCAGTGCGCGTCGCAGATGAATTCAACAAGCGCGTCGGGTTGACCGGGTTAATCCTCACCAAGGTTGACGGCGATGCGCGCGGCGGTGCGGCGCTTTCGGTTCGTTCGGTCACGGGCGTGCCGATCAAGTACCTGGGCGTCGGCGAAAAGACTGACGCGCTCGAACAGTTCTTTCCTGATCGGCTCGCATCGCGGATTCTCGGTATGGGCGACGTCCTCACGCTCATCGAAAAAGCGCAAGAGAATCTCGATCAAGATCAAGCGCGTCAGGCGGCGGAGAAATTACTCAAGGCGGAATTCAACTTTGAGGATTTCTTGTCGCAACTTCAGCAGATCAAAAAAATGGGACCGATCTCGCAATTGCTGGGAATGGTTCCTGGGTTGAACCAGGTCACGAAGGACTTGCCCGCCGAAGTGACCGACACGCAGATGAAGCGCATCGAAGCGATCATCAACTCGATGACGCGCCAAGAGCGCCAACACCCCGACATCTTGAACGGCTCGCGGCGCAAACGCATCGCGACGGGCAGTGGCACGTCCGTGCAAGAAGTCAATCAGTTAATGAGTCAATTCAAACAAATGCAGCGCATGATGCAACAACTCAAGAGTGGCAAAACGCGCGGCATGTTCCCGGGATTTCCGGGTCTAGGAATCTAA
- the rpsP gene encoding 30S ribosomal protein S16 has product MSVKIRLSRYGAKKQPTYRVVIAEERSKRDGRIVESIGHYDPRSQPPTIQLNEARAKYWLGVGARPTDAVGVLLKHANISDKYVKTRTARKPRAAVKAEAKS; this is encoded by the coding sequence ATGTCCGTCAAAATTCGTCTTTCGCGCTATGGCGCGAAGAAACAGCCGACCTACCGCGTGGTCATCGCCGAAGAGCGCAGCAAGCGCGATGGTCGCATTGTCGAAAGCATCGGTCATTACGACCCGCGTTCGCAGCCGCCGACGATTCAGTTGAACGAAGCACGCGCCAAGTACTGGCTCGGCGTGGGCGCGCGCCCCACCGACGCGGTGGGCGTGTTGCTCAAGCATGCGAACATTAGCGACAAGTACGTCAAGACGCGCACCGCACGCAAACCGCGCGCCGCCGTAAAAGCCGAAGCCAAGAGTTAG
- a CDS encoding KH domain-containing protein, with protein sequence MNLQVLVAFIAKTLVEHPDQVDVRMNEKNGSIALELYVAQGDMGRVIGKSGRIANAMRTLVRVAAAREGKRVMLDVITRAGEA encoded by the coding sequence ATGAACCTTCAAGTACTCGTCGCGTTCATCGCGAAAACGCTCGTCGAGCATCCGGACCAAGTGGATGTGCGGATGAACGAAAAAAACGGTTCGATCGCTTTAGAACTCTATGTCGCGCAAGGCGATATGGGACGCGTGATCGGCAAGAGTGGACGCATTGCGAACGCGATGCGCACGCTCGTGCGCGTTGCCGCCGCGCGCGAGGGCAAGCGGGTGATGCTCGATGTCATCACGCGCGCCGGCGAAGCATGA
- the rimM gene encoding 16S rRNA processing protein RimM codes for MTDAPLLLTIGRVLKPWSYRGELKIEVLSDFPDRFASLREVFLGDDAKSFQVERAHQHGKFILLKLVGVDSEADAEKLREQYIYVTRENAVPLKPNQVYLYQTIGMRVVTVQGQDLGEVVDILDTPAHDVYVVHDGAREILIPAVPEFIREINLESKRLVVKLIDGLLDL; via the coding sequence ATGACCGACGCGCCGCTTTTGCTCACCATCGGTCGCGTGCTCAAACCGTGGAGCTATCGCGGCGAATTGAAAATTGAAGTGCTATCCGATTTTCCGGATCGTTTCGCGTCGCTCCGCGAGGTTTTCCTCGGGGACGACGCGAAATCTTTTCAGGTCGAGCGCGCGCATCAGCACGGCAAGTTTATTCTCCTCAAGCTAGTCGGTGTGGATTCGGAAGCGGACGCGGAAAAATTGCGCGAGCAGTACATCTACGTGACGCGCGAAAATGCCGTTCCGCTCAAGCCGAATCAAGTTTACCTCTATCAAACGATTGGAATGCGCGTCGTCACAGTTCAAGGGCAAGACCTCGGCGAGGTGGTGGATATTCTCGACACGCCCGCGCACGATGTGTACGTCGTACACGATGGCGCGCGCGAAATTCTCATCCCCGCCGTGCCCGAGTTCATTCGCGAAATCAACCTCGAAAGCAAACGTCTCGTGGTTAAGTTGATTGACGGTTTGCTCGATTTGTAG
- a CDS encoding peptide ABC transporter substrate-binding protein, giving the protein MRSKFQMLGIIALLAFILVACAAPTPTAVPATAVPAPTKAPAAAEPTKAPAATTAPAATKAPEATKPPAPTTVPTPAAPAPKRGGKVTMAVWQSPITLNTLLGTQTVMDEVLVFLQEGLSKVEPDGKRVPALAKEIPTVQNGGVSADGKTVTWKLKEGLVYSDGKPVTCADFQFTLQAWMTPGVGVVSTTGYQDVDKVDCPDPNTIVIRFKNFYAPYLTLFGNDLLPKHATGDPKDMTKWEFNRKPIGTGPFKLDEWVADSHIVLSRNPNYREKDKPYLDQVVIRIVPSSEVAMQLLSSGEVDIMWNNTEADFPLLEKMTGVKISDPLQIGGERLFLNMAENKDPSDPKKPHPILSDVKVRQAIEYGINKQRIIDKLLFGKAKPGTNEINAGFFQCADFKPRGYDVAQAKKLLDEAGWVPGSDGIRVAKGSKTAPDGTRLRLKYSTTSGNKLREDSQVLVVEDMKAIGVELYIENAPSSVVIGSWDGGSPRRHGNFDIIMYTTNASIDPHGQMLNLFYSKNIPSETNKGGVNYTRFNDPQVDSLLDKAGAEPDINKRRDLYCQVAKIGQETTNMIYLYQRLDMDSYRDRLLGWVPNAWDNNGWNADLWSLK; this is encoded by the coding sequence ATGCGTTCGAAATTTCAGATGCTAGGGATTATTGCGCTGTTGGCATTCATTCTGGTCGCGTGCGCCGCGCCGACGCCTACCGCGGTCCCGGCGACCGCAGTTCCCGCGCCGACCAAAGCGCCCGCCGCGGCTGAACCGACCAAAGCCCCCGCCGCAACAACTGCGCCTGCCGCGACCAAAGCACCCGAAGCGACCAAGCCCCCCGCCCCAACGACTGTGCCGACCCCTGCCGCACCCGCGCCCAAACGCGGCGGCAAAGTGACGATGGCAGTCTGGCAATCGCCGATTACGCTTAACACGTTGCTTGGTACGCAAACCGTGATGGACGAAGTCCTCGTCTTTCTGCAAGAGGGCTTGTCCAAGGTCGAACCCGACGGCAAACGCGTTCCGGCGCTGGCGAAAGAAATTCCAACCGTTCAAAACGGCGGTGTGAGCGCGGACGGTAAAACCGTGACGTGGAAACTCAAAGAAGGTTTGGTGTATTCGGATGGTAAACCGGTCACTTGCGCAGATTTTCAATTCACATTGCAAGCATGGATGACCCCGGGCGTTGGCGTCGTTTCGACGACCGGTTACCAGGATGTGGACAAGGTGGATTGCCCCGATCCCAATACCATTGTCATCCGGTTCAAGAATTTCTACGCTCCGTATCTCACACTCTTTGGCAACGATTTGCTTCCCAAGCACGCGACCGGCGATCCCAAGGATATGACAAAATGGGAATTCAATCGCAAGCCCATCGGCACCGGTCCGTTCAAGCTTGACGAGTGGGTCGCGGATTCGCACATCGTCTTGTCGCGCAATCCGAATTATCGCGAAAAAGACAAACCGTATCTCGATCAAGTCGTCATTCGCATCGTTCCCTCGTCCGAAGTCGCGATGCAATTGCTCTCCAGCGGCGAAGTGGATATTATGTGGAACAACACCGAAGCCGATTTCCCACTACTCGAAAAAATGACTGGCGTCAAAATTTCCGATCCACTGCAGATCGGTGGCGAGCGCTTGTTCCTGAATATGGCGGAGAACAAGGACCCCTCCGATCCCAAAAAACCGCACCCGATCCTGAGCGATGTCAAAGTTCGCCAAGCCATCGAGTACGGCATCAACAAACAACGCATCATTGACAAATTGCTCTTTGGCAAAGCGAAACCCGGCACGAACGAAATCAACGCGGGCTTTTTCCAATGCGCCGATTTCAAACCGCGCGGGTACGATGTCGCCCAAGCCAAGAAACTCTTGGACGAAGCGGGCTGGGTTCCCGGTTCTGACGGTATTCGCGTGGCAAAAGGTTCCAAGACCGCGCCCGATGGCACCCGCTTGCGCTTGAAATACTCGACGACCTCTGGCAACAAACTGCGCGAAGACTCCCAGGTGCTCGTCGTCGAAGATATGAAGGCAATTGGCGTTGAGTTGTACATCGAGAACGCGCCATCGTCGGTGGTGATCGGTTCGTGGGATGGCGGTTCGCCGCGTCGTCACGGCAACTTTGATATCATCATGTACACGACGAATGCCAGCATTGACCCGCACGGTCAGATGCTGAACCTGTTCTACTCGAAGAACATTCCCAGCGAAACGAACAAGGGCGGCGTGAACTATACCCGCTTTAATGATCCCCAGGTGGATTCCTTGCTCGACAAAGCCGGCGCGGAACCCGACATCAACAAGCGTCGCGATCTGTACTGCCAGGTCGCCAAGATTGGTCAGGAAACGACGAACATGATCTACCTGTACCAACGCCTCGACATGGATTCGTACCGCGATCGCTTGCTCGGCTGGGTCCCGAACGCGTGGGACAACAACGGCTGGAATGCAGATCTCTGGTCGCTCAAATAG
- a CDS encoding ABC transporter permease: MTQYIIRRIIQALPLLLVISFVVFTLMNLIPGGPLAAYENNPNITPEDLERLKKELGLDAPIHERYLNWLWSVLRGDWGISLVTRRPALTEIMERLPNTLYLSLTAFFFALLISIPIGIVSATRQYSWFDHLATTIAFLGQSMPVFWLGLILIIVFNATLKHPNGGPLLPGGGMYTIGADFSFEDRITHLILPASVLTFFSLGTHIRYMRAGMLDVLHQDYIRTAFAKGLRERGVLLRHALKNSVLPLITIIGLEIPGLFAGAVITETIFAWPGMGRLFFAQGIERGDYAVMMGILMMSATLIVAFGLITDIVYGFLDPRIRFD, translated from the coding sequence ATGACTCAATATATCATTCGCCGCATCATCCAAGCGTTACCGCTTTTACTCGTGATCAGTTTCGTCGTTTTCACATTGATGAATCTGATCCCCGGCGGTCCACTTGCCGCGTACGAAAACAATCCCAATATCACGCCCGAAGATCTCGAACGCTTGAAAAAAGAACTCGGCTTGGATGCGCCGATTCACGAACGCTACTTGAACTGGCTCTGGTCCGTCTTGCGCGGCGACTGGGGTATTTCGCTCGTCACGCGCCGTCCCGCGCTCACCGAGATCATGGAGCGACTCCCGAACACGCTATACCTCTCGCTGACCGCATTTTTCTTCGCCTTGTTGATTTCGATTCCCATTGGCATCGTCTCGGCAACGCGGCAGTACTCTTGGTTCGATCATCTCGCGACGACGATTGCCTTCCTCGGTCAGTCCATGCCCGTGTTTTGGCTTGGACTTATTCTCATTATTGTGTTTAACGCGACGTTGAAACATCCGAATGGAGGACCGCTGTTGCCGGGCGGCGGCATGTACACGATTGGCGCGGATTTTTCATTCGAAGACCGCATTACGCATTTGATTCTGCCCGCGAGTGTGTTGACCTTTTTTTCGCTCGGTACGCATATTCGCTACATGCGCGCGGGAATGTTGGACGTTTTGCACCAGGATTACATCCGCACTGCGTTTGCGAAAGGTCTGCGCGAACGCGGCGTGCTACTGCGACACGCGCTCAAAAATTCTGTTCTGCCGCTCATTACCATCATCGGTCTCGAAATTCCTGGCTTGTTTGCCGGCGCGGTGATCACCGAAACGATCTTTGCGTGGCCCGGCATGGGGCGACTCTTTTTCGCCCAGGGCATCGAGCGCGGCGATTACGCGGTGATGATGGGCATTCTGATGATGAGCGCTACGCTGATTGTGGCGTTCGGTCTTATCACCGACATTGTGTACGGTTTTCTCGATCCGCGGATCCGGTTTGATTAA
- a CDS encoding ABC transporter permease: MRPQESMRALIWRRFRKHKPALAGLIVIATFVVLCIVVPFLTNYDPGKTHLDVMREAPTAEHIFGTDELGRDMFIRLWDGGRISILIGVATMLIAITIGTLIGSIAGFYGGNIDNVLMRFTDFMLSIPQLFLLLIFAQLLRSTNNPAISGGPMPIIIIIGILVWPPVARLVRGQFLSLKAKEFVEAAKMSGARNFRIILRHILPNAASPIIVAATLRVGAAIITESTLSFLGFGVQPPTATWGNMLKNAQAQMTYAPWTAIFPGLAILFTVLSLNYIGDGLRDALDPHHVE; encoded by the coding sequence ATGCGCCCGCAAGAATCCATGCGCGCGCTGATCTGGCGGCGTTTTCGTAAGCACAAGCCCGCGCTCGCCGGGCTGATCGTCATCGCGACCTTCGTTGTGCTGTGCATTGTCGTTCCGTTCCTCACCAACTACGATCCCGGCAAAACGCATCTTGACGTCATGCGCGAAGCGCCGACCGCCGAACACATCTTTGGCACCGACGAGTTGGGTCGCGATATGTTCATTCGTCTGTGGGATGGTGGGCGCATTTCGATTCTGATCGGCGTTGCGACGATGTTGATCGCGATTACAATTGGAACGCTGATTGGATCCATCGCGGGATTTTACGGCGGGAATATTGATAATGTTTTGATGCGCTTCACCGATTTTATGCTTTCGATTCCGCAATTGTTCCTGCTGTTGATTTTCGCGCAACTGCTTCGCAGTACGAACAACCCCGCTATCAGCGGCGGACCCATGCCGATCATCATTATCATCGGCATTCTCGTGTGGCCCCCCGTCGCGCGCTTGGTGCGCGGGCAGTTCCTGTCGCTCAAGGCGAAAGAGTTCGTCGAGGCGGCGAAAATGTCCGGCGCGCGCAACTTTCGCATCATCCTGCGCCACATCTTGCCCAACGCCGCCAGTCCGATCATCGTCGCCGCGACGCTGCGCGTTGGCGCGGCGATCATCACTGAATCCACGCTCAGTTTTCTCGGCTTTGGCGTGCAACCGCCGACCGCGACCTGGGGCAACATGCTCAAGAACGCGCAAGCACAAATGACCTACGCACCCTGGACTGCCATCTTTCCTGGTCTCGCGATTTTGTTCACCGTGCTCTCGCTCAACTACATCGGCGATGGACTGCGCGACGCGCTCGATCCGCATCATGTAGAATGA
- a CDS encoding M20/M25/M40 family metallo-hydrolase: MNWQTIVHETTTLLQDLIRFDTTNLPGNETPCIEHIARVLNRDGVESQVFESAPGRGNLVARLQGDGSLPPLLLMGHVDVVTAEADKWHRAPFSGDLVDGIVWGRGATDMKQMVAMELMVFLLAKRNSIPLKRDLIFMANADEEVGGRMGAGWMAAHHPDLIRAEYAINEGGPTSIVLDDKVFYVCSTAEKGSARFTIRTRGKPGHASQPHQDHSILYLARALTKLIETPLPLRVCKSARGHIEAMARGVDGATRANLLGLLDERTNAQSLAALPLPETQKRRLNAALHNTAVPTILKAGSKINVIPGEAECQVDCRVLPSTTPESLEQELRAVLGNDIELEFTPFSPALESDPDSPLFETIRRVVEEHEPGATLVPGLITGGTDAKSLTTLGTKVLGFVPMRYEGPDMTGLAHNHNERVSVANLEFGARVLWDVVARFCASGSW; the protein is encoded by the coding sequence ATGAATTGGCAAACCATCGTTCACGAAACAACCACGCTCTTGCAAGACCTGATCCGCTTTGACACGACGAATCTACCCGGCAACGAGACGCCGTGCATTGAGCATATCGCGCGTGTGCTCAATCGCGATGGCGTTGAATCCCAGGTATTCGAGTCTGCGCCGGGACGCGGCAATCTCGTCGCGCGATTGCAAGGCGATGGCTCACTACCGCCGCTGCTTTTGATGGGACATGTGGATGTCGTGACCGCTGAAGCCGACAAGTGGCATCGCGCGCCCTTCTCCGGCGATTTGGTGGACGGGATTGTGTGGGGACGCGGCGCGACGGACATGAAGCAAATGGTCGCGATGGAATTGATGGTGTTCCTGCTCGCCAAGCGCAACAGCATTCCGCTGAAACGCGATTTGATTTTCATGGCGAACGCCGACGAAGAAGTCGGCGGGCGGATGGGCGCGGGGTGGATGGCGGCGCATCATCCGGATTTGATTCGCGCCGAGTACGCGATCAACGAAGGCGGACCGACGAGTATCGTGCTCGACGACAAGGTGTTTTACGTTTGCTCGACTGCCGAAAAAGGTTCCGCGCGTTTTACGATTCGCACGCGTGGCAAACCGGGTCACGCCTCGCAACCGCACCAAGACCATTCGATTTTGTACTTGGCGCGCGCACTCACGAAACTGATCGAAACGCCGTTGCCGTTGCGTGTATGCAAATCTGCGCGCGGTCACATCGAAGCGATGGCGCGCGGCGTGGATGGCGCGACGCGCGCCAATTTGCTCGGCTTGCTTGACGAGCGGACGAACGCGCAATCGCTCGCGGCATTGCCGTTGCCCGAAACGCAAAAGCGCCGCTTGAATGCCGCGCTCCACAACACCGCCGTACCGACGATTCTCAAAGCCGGGTCGAAAATCAATGTGATTCCCGGGGAAGCAGAATGCCAGGTGGATTGTCGCGTTTTGCCCAGCACGACGCCCGAATCGCTCGAACAGGAATTGCGCGCGGTGCTTGGCAACGACATCGAACTCGAATTCACGCCGTTCTCGCCCGCGCTCGAATCCGATCCAGACTCGCCACTGTTTGAGACGATTCGTCGCGTCGTCGAAGAACACGAACCAGGCGCGACGCTTGTCCCAGGTCTCATCACCGGTGGTACGGACGCGAAGAGTCTGACGACACTGGGAACCAAGGTGCTCGGCTTTGTGCCGATGCGCTACGAAGGTCCCGATATGACCGGTCTCGCGCACAACCACAACGAGCGTGTCAGCGTGGCGAATCTCGAATTCGGTGCGCGTGTGTTGTGGGATGTGGTTGCGCGATTCTGTGCATCAGGTAGTTGGTAA
- a CDS encoding M20/M25/M40 family metallo-hydrolase produces MDISTFDKQLIANAWTSRDLYANLETLCDFGSRFAGSPSEAQARDFIQEKFHQYGLKRVCLEPFDYLGWWRGTCALCVTSPTARTFDAISLVYSPSTPANGITAPIVDVGMGTEKEYAAKKGMLAGKIVVCSSANPEDGRAPHRREKYGWAVDAGAVGFIYARHLPGGLPETGSLRAGRLGEIPAIAVSFETGSALKRLIGKGETVVTLDAQNESRPTTAYHVIGEVPGTTDEVIVVGAHYDGHDISQGANDDATGTCLVLELARLFAPLAGQLKRTIRFIAFACEELGVLGSTEYVKQHRDEMKNVAFMMNLDSGVGDGPKGFTFSGLDDVETFLKNVAQDTRYALRLREKIETASDHFPFFMEGVPAVMMLAKPSDRAMGRGFGHTPMDTLDKVNERDMHECAMVAARVLLRVAQDDRAYPRHRTPDEIKQILIAQELQDALKAQGKWRFE; encoded by the coding sequence ATGGACATTAGTACCTTCGACAAACAACTCATCGCCAATGCCTGGACGAGTCGCGACCTCTATGCCAACCTGGAAACGCTGTGCGATTTTGGTAGCCGCTTTGCCGGCTCGCCGAGTGAAGCGCAAGCGCGCGATTTCATTCAGGAAAAATTTCATCAGTACGGTTTGAAACGTGTCTGCCTCGAACCGTTCGACTACCTGGGTTGGTGGCGCGGTACGTGCGCGTTGTGTGTCACCTCACCCACCGCGCGCACATTCGACGCGATCTCGCTGGTGTATTCGCCTTCGACACCGGCGAATGGCATCACCGCGCCGATTGTAGACGTGGGCATGGGTACGGAAAAGGAGTACGCCGCGAAAAAAGGGATGCTCGCCGGAAAAATCGTCGTGTGTTCGAGCGCGAATCCGGAAGATGGACGCGCACCGCATCGCCGCGAAAAGTACGGCTGGGCGGTAGACGCGGGCGCGGTTGGTTTCATCTACGCGCGCCATTTGCCGGGCGGTTTGCCGGAAACCGGGTCGTTACGCGCCGGACGTCTCGGCGAAATCCCGGCGATTGCCGTCTCATTTGAAACGGGGTCGGCGCTCAAGCGATTGATCGGCAAAGGCGAAACGGTGGTTACGCTGGACGCGCAGAACGAATCGCGTCCGACGACCGCGTATCACGTCATTGGCGAGGTGCCGGGAACAACGGACGAGGTGATCGTCGTCGGCGCGCATTACGACGGGCACGACATTTCGCAAGGTGCGAACGACGATGCGACCGGCACGTGCCTCGTGCTCGAACTCGCGCGCTTGTTCGCGCCGCTCGCGGGTCAACTCAAACGCACGATTCGCTTTATCGCGTTCGCGTGCGAGGAACTCGGCGTGCTCGGCTCGACCGAGTACGTCAAGCAACATCGCGACGAGATGAAGAACGTCGCGTTCATGATGAATCTCGATAGCGGTGTGGGCGACGGACCGAAAGGGTTTACCTTTAGCGGGCTGGACGATGTGGAAACATTTTTGAAGAATGTCGCGCAAGACACGCGCTATGCGTTGCGCTTGCGCGAGAAAATCGAAACCGCGTCCGATCATTTTCCATTTTTCATGGAAGGCGTGCCCGCCGTGATGATGCTTGCCAAACCGAGCGACCGCGCGATGGGTCGTGGTTTCGGTCACACGCCGATGGACACGCTCGACAAGGTGAACGAGCGCGATATGCACGAGTGTGCGATGGTTGCCGCGCGCGTATTGTTGCGTGTCGCGCAGGACGACCGCGCGTACCCGCGCCATCGCACGCCGGACGAGATCAAACAAATTCTGATCGCGCAAGAATTGCAAGACGCGCTCAAAGCACAAGGCAAGTGGAGATTCGAGTAA